TCTCAGGAAAAGGAGCTACTTTTATCTCCTTCTCAGCCGATAGTCCTTTTAGAAAAAAAAAGTAAGCTTTTACCTGAGGAAATAGCCCCAGGATTAAAAAAAATAGGAGCTTTTTTGCCCTACACCCCTTTGCATCACTTAATTCTAAAAGAGATAGACCTTCCTTTGGTGGTTACCTCTGCCAACCTTTCAGATGAACCTATAGTGATAGACAACGAAGAGGCCTTTAACAAACTTTCCTCCCTTGCAGATTACTTGCTTCTTCATAACCGAAAAATCCTAAGAAGAGCTGATGATTCGGTGGTAAAAGTAATAGCTGGTGGTCCTGTTTTTATAAGAAGGGCAAGAGGTTATGCACCCTTGCCGGTTTTTCTTCCCTTTAACGTAAAAAAACGGGTACTTGCGGTAGGTCCCAGGGAAAAAAACACCTTTGCCCTTGCCTTTCAAAACAAAATAGTGCTAAGTCAGCACATCGGAGACATAGAAACCTTAGAAGACCTAAAAGATTTCGAAAAAACCCTTTTAGACTTTACCAAACTTTATGAGTTTGAACCTGAGGTAGTAGTAGCTGACCTCCATCCTTTTTATGAGACTACTAAATGGGCAGAACGTTTTGCCAAAGAACAGGGGCTTGAACTTATAAAGATACAGCATCATTTTGCCCACATCCTTTCTTGTATGGCAGAAAACGGGATCTTTGATGAGGTTTTGGGGGTTGCCTGGGATGGTACAGGATATGGAGAAGACCATACCGTTTGGGGAGGAGAGTTTCTCGTAGTAAAAGGGAATAAGTATCAGAGGGTTGGCCATTTTAAGCATTTTAGGTTAATAGGAGGAGAAAAAGCGGTAAAAGAACCTAAAAGAGTAGCCTTAAGTTTGATGTTTGAACTTTTAGGAGAAAAAACTTTCGACCTCTCCTTACCTTTTTTAAAAGAGTTTACCAAACAGGAGTTGACACTTCTTTATCAAGCCTGGAAAAAGGGTATAAATTCACCCTTAACCTCTTCTTGTGGAAGGCTTTTTGATGGGGTGGCTGCGCTAACAGGTTTAAACTTTGTTAACCACTATGAGGGAGAGTCTGCGATGCAGTTAGAAGACCTATTTTTGTATGATTTAGAAGATGCTTACGCAATAAGAATAGAGGAAAAAGAAGAAATCCTGATTTTTGACTGGGAAAGTATGATAGAAGAGATTGCCTTTGGAAAAGAGCCTTTACCAGTAAAAGCTACCAAATTTATCAACACTTTGGCTAAGGTTTGCGAAGAGATAGCTACGAGAATAGGGATAGAAAAGGTATGTCTTTCTGGTGGGGTTATGATGAACAAGCCTCTGGTAGAAAGGGTTAGAGAAAGGCTTTCTAAAAAGGGATTTAAGGTCTATCTACAAAGAAAAGTTCCTCCCAACGACGGAGGTCTTTCTTTGGGACAAGCTCTATATCCCAATCTTTAAGTTGAGAAACCACCGCTTCAATCAAAGGGATAAAATTAGCCTTTACTGAAGGAGAAAGTTCATACC
Above is a genomic segment from Thermodesulfobacterium commune DSM 2178 containing:
- the hypF gene encoding carbamoyltransferase HypF, translated to MRIRYRIRINGVVQGVGFRPFVYNLAKSLGLTGFVSNDTNGVFIEVEGNEDTLQDFLERLVKEKPRLSQIYRVVHEKLPSVGYEDFLIKKSLKDEEITLDILPDVATCEFCLEELFNPSDRRYRYPFINCTLCGPRFTIIESLPYDREKTVMKEFTMCPACFEEYTDPTDRRFHAQPIACPICGPQLEFYDLKRNKLAEKEEALYQAIEKIKQKKIVAVKGLGGFHLVCDATDREVVKLLRQRKRRSKKPLAVMFKDLVQLEEYCLVTSQEKELLLSPSQPIVLLEKKSKLLPEEIAPGLKKIGAFLPYTPLHHLILKEIDLPLVVTSANLSDEPIVIDNEEAFNKLSSLADYLLLHNRKILRRADDSVVKVIAGGPVFIRRARGYAPLPVFLPFNVKKRVLAVGPREKNTFALAFQNKIVLSQHIGDIETLEDLKDFEKTLLDFTKLYEFEPEVVVADLHPFYETTKWAERFAKEQGLELIKIQHHFAHILSCMAENGIFDEVLGVAWDGTGYGEDHTVWGGEFLVVKGNKYQRVGHFKHFRLIGGEKAVKEPKRVALSLMFELLGEKTFDLSLPFLKEFTKQELTLLYQAWKKGINSPLTSSCGRLFDGVAALTGLNFVNHYEGESAMQLEDLFLYDLEDAYAIRIEEKEEILIFDWESMIEEIAFGKEPLPVKATKFINTLAKVCEEIATRIGIEKVCLSGGVMMNKPLVERVRERLSKKGFKVYLQRKVPPNDGGLSLGQALYPNL